The following coding sequences lie in one Streptomyces venezuelae genomic window:
- a CDS encoding xanthine dehydrogenase family protein molybdopterin-binding subunit: MTTEATTATTPAPADHRADGQPPRGIGASLPSAESRVKTEGTFPYAADLWAEGLLWAAVLRSPHAHARIVSIDTSHALEMPGVRAVVTHEDVPGEPLHGRRTPDRPVFASDVVRHHGEPIAAVAADHPDTARMAAAAVIVEYEVLEPVTDPEKAFEAEPLHPDGNLIRHIPLRHGDPEAAGELVVEGLYRIGRQDPAPIGAEAGLAVPRPDGGVELYIASTDPHADRDRAAACFGIAPDRVKVVVTGVPGATADREDAGFQLPLGLLALRTGCPVKLTATREESFLSHAHRHPTLLRYRHHADAEGRLVKVEAQILLDAGAYADTSSEALAAAVSFACGPYVVPNAFIEGWAVRTNNPPSGHVRGEGALQVCAAYEAQMDKIAKKLGVDPAELRLRNAMATGDILPTGQTVTCPAPVAELLAAVRDAPLPELPKDTPEDEWLLPGGPEGAGDPSAVRRGVGYGLGMVQLLGAEGTDEVSTATVKVHDGGATVICAAVETGQGFSTLARQIVQETLGIEDVRVAPVDTDQPPAGPSCRGRHTWVSGGAVERAAKMVRTQLLQPLAHKFGMSTELLQITDGKITSYDGVLSTTVTEALEGKELWATAQCRPHPTEPLDESGQGDAFVGMAFCAIRAVVDVDIEIGAVRVVELAVAQDVGRILNPAQLKARIEAGVTQGVGAALTENLRTPRGLVRHPDLTGYALPTALDTPDIRIVKLVEERDVVAPFGAKAASAVPVVTSPAAIASAVRAATGRPVNRLPIRPQAAVAT, translated from the coding sequence GTGACCACCGAAGCCACCACCGCGACCACGCCCGCCCCCGCCGACCATCGGGCGGACGGGCAGCCGCCGCGCGGCATCGGCGCGTCGCTGCCGTCCGCGGAGTCCCGGGTGAAGACCGAGGGCACGTTCCCCTACGCCGCCGACCTGTGGGCCGAGGGCCTGCTGTGGGCGGCGGTCCTGCGCTCCCCGCACGCGCACGCCCGCATCGTCTCCATCGACACGAGCCACGCCCTGGAGATGCCGGGCGTCCGCGCGGTCGTCACGCACGAGGACGTGCCGGGCGAGCCGCTGCACGGCCGACGCACCCCGGACCGCCCGGTGTTCGCCTCCGACGTCGTACGCCACCACGGCGAGCCCATCGCCGCCGTGGCCGCCGACCACCCCGACACCGCGCGAATGGCCGCCGCGGCCGTCATCGTCGAGTACGAGGTGCTCGAACCGGTCACCGACCCGGAGAAGGCCTTCGAGGCCGAACCGCTGCACCCCGACGGTAACCTCATCCGCCACATCCCGCTGCGGCACGGCGACCCGGAGGCGGCGGGCGAGCTCGTCGTCGAGGGCCTGTACCGCATCGGCAGGCAGGACCCGGCGCCGATCGGCGCGGAGGCGGGGCTCGCGGTGCCGCGGCCCGACGGGGGCGTCGAGCTGTACATCGCCTCGACCGACCCGCACGCCGACCGCGACCGGGCCGCCGCCTGCTTCGGCATCGCCCCCGACCGCGTGAAGGTCGTCGTCACGGGCGTGCCGGGCGCGACCGCCGACCGCGAGGACGCGGGCTTCCAGCTGCCGCTCGGACTCCTGGCGCTGCGCACCGGCTGTCCCGTCAAGCTCACCGCGACCCGCGAGGAGTCCTTCCTCAGCCACGCCCACCGCCACCCGACGCTCCTGCGCTACCGCCACCACGCGGACGCCGAGGGCCGCCTCGTGAAGGTGGAGGCGCAGATCCTGCTCGACGCGGGCGCGTACGCGGACACGTCGTCGGAGGCGCTCGCCGCGGCCGTCTCGTTCGCCTGCGGTCCGTACGTCGTGCCGAACGCCTTCATCGAGGGCTGGGCGGTCCGCACGAACAACCCGCCCTCCGGGCACGTACGGGGCGAGGGCGCCCTGCAGGTGTGCGCCGCGTACGAAGCGCAGATGGACAAGATCGCCAAGAAGCTGGGCGTCGACCCGGCGGAGCTGCGGCTGCGCAACGCCATGGCGACCGGCGACATCCTGCCCACCGGCCAGACGGTGACGTGCCCCGCGCCGGTGGCGGAACTCCTCGCGGCGGTGCGGGACGCGCCGCTGCCCGAGCTGCCCAAGGACACCCCCGAGGACGAGTGGCTGCTGCCCGGCGGCCCGGAGGGCGCGGGCGACCCGTCCGCCGTCCGGCGCGGCGTCGGCTACGGCCTCGGCATGGTCCAGCTCCTCGGCGCCGAGGGCACGGACGAGGTCTCCACGGCCACGGTGAAGGTCCACGACGGCGGGGCGACGGTGATCTGCGCGGCCGTCGAGACCGGCCAGGGCTTCTCGACGCTGGCCCGCCAGATCGTCCAGGAGACCCTGGGCATCGAGGACGTGCGTGTCGCCCCCGTCGACACGGACCAGCCGCCCGCCGGGCCGAGCTGCCGCGGCCGCCACACGTGGGTGTCGGGCGGGGCGGTGGAGCGCGCGGCGAAGATGGTCCGCACACAGCTCCTCCAGCCCCTCGCGCACAAGTTCGGCATGTCCACCGAGCTGCTCCAGATCACCGACGGCAAGATCACCTCGTATGACGGCGTGCTCTCCACGACCGTCACGGAGGCCCTTGAGGGCAAGGAGCTCTGGGCCACGGCGCAGTGCCGTCCCCACCCGACCGAGCCGCTGGACGAGTCGGGGCAGGGCGACGCGTTCGTCGGCATGGCGTTCTGCGCGATCCGCGCGGTCGTGGACGTCGACATCGAGATCGGCGCGGTACGGGTGGTGGAGCTGGCGGTGGCGCAGGACGTGGGCCGCATCCTGAACCCCGCCCAGCTCAAGGCCCGCATCGAAGCGGGCGTCACCCAGGGCGTGGGCGCGGCCCTCACGGAGAACCTCCGCACCCCCCGCGGCCTGGTCCGCCACCCCGACCTGACGGGGTACGCGCTCCCGACCGCCCTGGACACCCCCGACATCCGCATCGTGAAGCTGGTGGAGGAGCGGGACGTCGTGGCCCCCTTCGGCGCGAAGGCGGCCAGCGCGGTCCCGGTCGTCACGTCTCCCGCGGCGATCGCATCGGCGGTCCGCGCGGCAACGGGCCGCCCGGTCAACCGCCTCCCGATCCGCCCCCAGGCGGCGGTCGCGACGTGA